A single window of Lutzomyia longipalpis isolate SR_M1_2022 chromosome 1, ASM2433408v1 DNA harbors:
- the LOC129795130 gene encoding uncharacterized protein LOC129795130 → MFPAICESISAAGDWQSVLTSVSAIPDEQRRSFSWIWPTESCLEDLRECFRAHGIHNVLSIGCGSGLLEWILQESCALKVSGIELDKSWWTSAYAPATFIPLSFTGSSLDEDFLQHCAPGEPFILLFCYFNNGGAFWDYLRRFQGDFVMIAGPRDGADAIKKQPDAEKEVP, encoded by the exons ATGTTTCCTGCAATCTGTGAAAGTATCTCAGCTGCAGGAGATTGGCAGAGTGTCCTGACCAGCGTTAGTGCAATTCCTGATGAGCAGCGAAGGAGTTTCTCGTGGATTTGGCCAACAGAGTCATGTCTAGAGGATCTCCGGGAGTGTTTTAGAGCTCATGGGATTCACAATGTTCTCAGTATTGGCTGTGGGTCAGGACTTCTTGAGTGGATCCTCCAGGAAAGTTGTG CCCTAAAAGTGAGTGGCATTGAATTGGATAAATCCTGGTGGACATCTGCCTATGCTCCTGCCACATTCATCCCCCTCAGCTTCACCGGGTCGAGCCTAGATGAGGATTTCTTGCAACACTGTGCACCAGGTGAGCCTTTTATCCTTCTTTTCTGCTACTTCAACAACGGCGGAGCCTTCTGGGACTACCTGAGGCGCTTCCAGGGGGATTTTGTAATGATTGCCGGACCCAGAGATGGTGCTG